In Candidatus Roseilinea sp., one DNA window encodes the following:
- a CDS encoding hypothetical protein (possible pseudo, internal stop codon), translating to MQLPGAYAPPRGRLLLGLTETRVAGMVALQPVDALTGEVKRLYVRPTARRQGVGRGLVVALIEAARQAGYAMLRLETLEAMHEAQALYRSLGFREIERFRPPTGDDDRTISMALAL from the coding sequence GTGCAGCTCCCCGGAGCGTATGCGCCGCCGCGCGGCCGGCTGTTGCTCGGCCTGACGGAGACGCGGGTCGCCGGCATGGTCGCGCTGCAGCCGGTGGACGCGCTGACCGGCGAGGTCAAGCGGCTCTACGTTCGGCCGACAGCGCGCCGCCAGGGCGTGGGGCGCGGGCTGGTGGTCGCGCTGATCGAAGCGGCGCGCCAGGCCGGCTATGCGATGCTTCGCTTGGAGACGCTGGAAGCGATGCATGAGGCGCAGGCGCTCTACCGCTCGCTGGGCTTCCGGGAGATTGAGCGCTTTCGCCCACCGACCGGCGACGACGATCGGACGATCAGCATGGCGCTCGCGCTGTAG
- the mtaD gene encoding 5-methylthioadenosine/S-adenosylhomocysteine deaminase has product MQQADILLTGGIVITMDDAFHQYPNGAVAIRGDSIVAVGDADQIAASYTATEVIDCTGCCIMPGLINCHTHTPMTLLRGLADDLRLDVWLYGYMLPVERRFVSPEFVALGARLACAEMIRSGVTCVNDMYYFEETIAQTIAAAGLRALCSQTIMQFPTPDASSADESLEFTEAFIRKWKGHPLITPVIAPHAPYTCSGPLMRACAEIAIQYDVPLHIHISETFQEVEDSRREHGMPVVNWVKKNGVLEAKVIAAHCVAIDAGEMRTLRNAGATVAHNPSANLKLASGIANVTQMLKTGLNVGIGTDGPASNNDLDHFEEMRLAALLAKGSTRDPVAVPARTAMLMATRMGAHALHIGDVTGSLEVGKRADVIVLELRRLHSTPQYSSIAAGSDAIYTQIVYSSKASDVRDVFVNGKPLMRDRALLTLDEAAIEAEANRLAQQIHTFLIARESDVLRKLAAIGGVQQEESFEVQVKARIGDPQPIIEIINSGEINVVRHVHYRQYDTYFFFEDEPSRLRYREDERVDEKGNVVGSRYRLTLVSGQSEREYPHSILLSRVRFMSPADRSLRFYREYFKPAREVQVEKDRLRWEVFYDDEELFINIDRMVNPAHDGYFLEIKSRTWSKRDAERKAAVIGKLLARFGVSDDAVLRQEYVQIAQV; this is encoded by the coding sequence ATGCAGCAAGCCGACATCCTCCTCACCGGTGGCATCGTCATCACCATGGACGACGCCTTCCATCAGTATCCGAACGGCGCCGTCGCCATTCGCGGCGATTCAATCGTCGCCGTCGGCGACGCCGACCAGATCGCCGCCAGCTATACCGCCACCGAGGTGATTGACTGCACGGGCTGCTGCATCATGCCCGGCCTGATCAATTGCCACACCCACACGCCGATGACGCTGCTGCGCGGCCTGGCCGACGACCTGCGACTGGACGTCTGGCTCTACGGCTACATGCTGCCGGTCGAGCGCAGGTTCGTCTCGCCGGAGTTCGTGGCGCTGGGCGCGCGCCTGGCGTGCGCCGAGATGATCCGCAGCGGCGTGACCTGCGTGAACGACATGTATTACTTCGAGGAGACCATCGCGCAAACCATCGCCGCGGCCGGCCTGCGCGCGCTGTGTTCGCAGACCATCATGCAGTTCCCCACGCCGGATGCCTCCAGCGCCGACGAGAGCCTAGAGTTCACGGAGGCCTTCATCCGCAAGTGGAAGGGTCACCCGTTGATCACGCCGGTGATCGCGCCGCACGCGCCCTACACGTGCAGCGGCCCGCTCATGCGCGCCTGCGCCGAGATTGCCATCCAGTACGACGTGCCGTTGCATATCCACATCAGCGAGACCTTTCAAGAAGTGGAGGACAGCCGGCGCGAACACGGCATGCCGGTGGTGAATTGGGTCAAGAAGAACGGCGTGCTGGAGGCCAAGGTGATCGCCGCCCACTGTGTGGCCATAGACGCCGGGGAGATGCGCACGCTGCGCAACGCCGGCGCGACGGTGGCGCACAACCCCTCGGCCAACCTCAAGCTGGCCAGCGGCATCGCCAACGTCACGCAGATGTTGAAGACCGGCCTCAACGTCGGCATCGGCACCGACGGCCCAGCCAGCAACAACGACCTCGACCACTTCGAGGAGATGCGGCTGGCCGCGCTGTTGGCCAAGGGCAGCACGCGCGATCCGGTGGCCGTGCCGGCGCGCACGGCGATGCTGATGGCGACGCGCATGGGCGCACACGCCCTACACATCGGCGACGTCACCGGCTCGCTCGAAGTCGGCAAACGCGCCGATGTGATCGTGCTCGAGCTGCGCCGGTTGCACAGCACGCCGCAATACTCCAGCATCGCCGCTGGCAGCGACGCCATCTACACGCAGATCGTATACTCCAGCAAGGCCAGTGACGTGCGCGACGTATTCGTGAATGGCAAGCCATTGATGCGCGACCGCGCGCTGCTTACCCTGGACGAGGCCGCCATCGAGGCGGAAGCCAACCGGCTGGCGCAACAGATTCACACCTTCCTCATCGCGCGTGAGAGCGACGTGTTGCGCAAGCTCGCAGCCATCGGCGGCGTGCAGCAAGAGGAATCGTTCGAGGTGCAAGTCAAGGCTCGCATCGGCGACCCGCAGCCGATCATCGAGATCATCAACAGCGGCGAGATCAACGTGGTGCGCCATGTGCACTACCGGCAATACGACACCTACTTCTTCTTCGAAGACGAGCCGTCGCGCCTGCGCTACCGCGAAGACGAACGCGTGGACGAGAAGGGCAACGTGGTCGGCAGCCGCTATCGCCTGACGCTGGTGAGCGGCCAAAGCGAACGTGAGTACCCGCACTCCATCCTGCTCAGCCGAGTGCGCTTCATGTCGCCGGCCGATCGCAGCCTGCGCTTCTACCGCGAATACTTCAAGCCGGCCCGCGAGGTGCAGGTCGAAAAGGACCGCCTGCGCTGGGAAGTGTTCTACGACGACGAGGAACTGTTCATCAACATTGACCGTATGGTGAACCCGGCACACGATGGTTACTTCCTGGAAATCAAGAGCCGCACGTGGAGCAAGCGCGACGCCGAGCGTAAAGCGGCAGTGATCGGCAAGCTGCTGGCGCGCTTCGGCGTGAGCGACGACGCTGTGCTGCGTCAGGAGTATGTGCAGATCGCGCAGGTGTGA